The following are from one region of the Cottoperca gobio chromosome 13, fCotGob3.1, whole genome shotgun sequence genome:
- the LOC115017549 gene encoding LOW QUALITY PROTEIN: lysosomal amino acid transporter 1 homolog (The sequence of the model RefSeq protein was modified relative to this genomic sequence to represent the inferred CDS: inserted 1 base in 1 codon) has protein sequence MATARFPGKSVDVAASNWTAPALGRPVCVNGTPWILYLLEECVDNVWEYCSVVIGLISMFCFLLSTLPQVYEAYRNGKVEEAMSFGFLFFLFSGDLTSFAGCYLTSQLPIQVVTVVFYIFTDLILISQFLYYKIKNSSSRKSPVLKWLCFMWCGAASLVLLALPKLIIDNSATLDTKIPTTSNSVEITGYICGYLASIFYLCSRVPQLYKNFQRQSTEGTSYMLFALAMMGNGTYGLSVIVVLPALKGSKQTFIIKHLAWLIGSLGVLILDFFVTAQFIMYKKNRSAKXSMLLGVPEVQPLLCEEVELSVL, from the exons ATGGCCACCGCGCGCTTCCCCGGGAAGAGTGTGGACGTGGCCGCCTCAAACTGGACCGCTCCAGCGCTGGGCCGGCCGGTGTGTGTCAACGGGACGCCGTGGATCCTCTACCTGCTGGAGGAGTGTGTGGATAATGTGTGGGAGTACTGCAGCGTGGTGATAGGACTCATATCCATGTTCTGTTTTCTGCTCTCCACTCTGCC GCAGGTGTATGAGGCCTATCGGAACGGTAAAGTGGAGGAGGCCATGTCTTTtggctttcttttcttcctcttcagtgGAGACCTGACCAGCTTTGCAGGCTGCTACCTCACCAGCCAGCTGCCTATTCag GTAGTCACAGTGGTGTTCTACATCTTCACAGACCTGATCCTCATTTCCCAGTTCCTCTACTATAAGATCAAGAACAGCTCCAGCAGAA AAAGCCCTGTGTTGAAGTGGCTGTGCTTCATGTGGTGTGGCGCTGCTTCTCTAGTTCTCCTGGCTTTACCCAAACTCATCATAGACAATAGTGCAACTTTAGACACCAAG ATTCCAACTACCTCTAATTCAGTGGAAATCACCGGTTATATATGTGGATACCTGGCGTCTATCTTCTACCTCTGCTCTCGTGTCCCCCAGCTCTATAAAAAT TTCCAGCGACAGTCTACGGAGGGCACCTCCTACATGTTGTTCGCCCTGGCCATGATGGGCAATGGGACGTACGGGTTGAGCGTCATCGTGGTCCTGCCTGCACTGAAGGGCTCCAAACAAACCTTCATCATCAAACATCTGGCCTGGCTCATCGGCAGCCTGGGAGTCCTCATCCTGGACTTCTTT GTGACTGCCCAGTTCATCATGTACAAGAAGAACCGCTCTGCTA GCAGCATGCTGCTCGGCGTCCCAGAGGTGCAGCCTCTGCTGTGTGAGGAAGTGGAACTGTCAGTGTTAtag